A portion of the Krasilnikovia cinnamomea genome contains these proteins:
- a CDS encoding NHL domain-containing thioredoxin family protein — MTSRPPAPGPRVRAPELRGRAWLNTGGQALTLESLRGRCVVLDFWTFCCINCLHVLDELRPLEERYGDALVVIGVHSPKFEHERDPQALAAAVERYGVSHPVLDDADMVMWQQYAARAWPTLAVIDPAGYLVASMAGEGHAEGLSRLLDELIAEHEAAGTLRRGDGPYVPPTAPDTTLRFPGKAVELPSGHVLVSDSARHSLVELAADAETVLRRIGTGDRGRSDGPADAASFSEPQGMCLLPAPVAERTGYDVVVADTVNHLLRGVSLATGQVRTVAGTGRQWRAAPDGPEQDALAADLSSPWDVAWYDDRIVIAMAGIHQLWWFDPARGTAGVYAGTTVEALRDGPLPDVWLAQPSGLAAAGDRLWIADSETSALRWIADGVLHTAVGQGLFDFGHVDGPAKTALLQHPLGVAASPDGSVLVADTYNGAVRRFDPQTQTVSTVDSGLAEPSDVLVTSDGSVLVVESAAHRLTRLAPGAVRTVAGERHRVERPPSPLAPGEVTLDIVFTPAPGQKLDDTYGPSTRLEVSASPPELLLAGEGVGTELSRRLVVNPAVTSGVLQVVAQAATCDSDVEHAACHLTRQDWGVPVVVEQGAPVRVPLVLRGLDDAAGP; from the coding sequence ATGACCTCGCGCCCGCCCGCCCCCGGCCCCCGCGTACGTGCACCCGAGCTTCGCGGCCGGGCGTGGCTGAATACGGGCGGCCAGGCGTTGACCCTGGAATCCCTGCGCGGGCGCTGCGTCGTACTCGACTTCTGGACGTTCTGCTGCATCAACTGCCTGCACGTGCTGGACGAGCTGCGGCCACTGGAGGAGCGCTACGGCGACGCACTCGTCGTCATCGGCGTGCACTCACCGAAGTTCGAGCACGAGCGCGACCCGCAGGCGTTGGCGGCGGCGGTCGAACGGTACGGGGTCAGCCACCCCGTCCTGGACGACGCCGACATGGTGATGTGGCAGCAGTACGCGGCCCGGGCCTGGCCCACCCTCGCGGTGATCGACCCGGCGGGTTACCTGGTCGCCTCGATGGCCGGCGAGGGCCACGCCGAGGGATTGTCCCGGCTGCTGGACGAGCTGATCGCCGAGCATGAGGCGGCCGGGACGTTGCGTCGCGGCGACGGCCCGTACGTTCCACCCACCGCGCCGGACACGACGCTGCGCTTTCCCGGCAAGGCGGTCGAGCTGCCCTCCGGGCATGTGCTGGTCTCGGATTCGGCCCGGCATTCGCTGGTCGAGCTGGCGGCGGACGCCGAGACCGTGCTGCGCCGGATCGGTACGGGTGACCGCGGCCGCAGCGACGGCCCGGCGGACGCTGCCAGCTTCTCCGAGCCGCAGGGCATGTGCCTGCTGCCCGCACCGGTCGCCGAGCGGACCGGTTACGACGTCGTCGTCGCGGACACGGTGAACCACCTGCTCCGCGGTGTGAGCCTGGCGACGGGGCAGGTCCGTACGGTGGCCGGCACGGGCCGACAGTGGCGCGCCGCGCCGGACGGCCCGGAGCAGGACGCGCTCGCCGCGGACCTGTCCTCCCCGTGGGACGTCGCCTGGTACGACGACCGGATCGTGATCGCCATGGCCGGTATCCACCAGCTCTGGTGGTTCGACCCGGCCCGGGGCACCGCCGGGGTGTACGCGGGCACCACGGTCGAGGCGCTGCGTGACGGCCCCCTGCCGGACGTGTGGCTGGCGCAGCCGTCGGGGCTGGCGGCGGCCGGGGACCGGCTGTGGATCGCGGACAGCGAGACGTCGGCGCTGCGCTGGATCGCGGACGGGGTCCTGCACACCGCGGTGGGCCAGGGGCTGTTCGATTTCGGGCACGTGGATGGTCCGGCCAAGACGGCGCTGCTGCAGCATCCGCTGGGTGTCGCCGCCTCGCCGGACGGCTCGGTGCTGGTCGCGGACACCTACAACGGGGCGGTCCGCCGGTTCGATCCGCAGACGCAGACCGTGTCCACGGTGGATTCCGGATTGGCCGAACCGAGCGACGTGCTGGTCACCTCGGACGGATCGGTGCTGGTGGTGGAGTCGGCCGCGCACCGGCTGACCCGGCTGGCTCCGGGAGCGGTACGGACGGTCGCGGGCGAGCGGCACCGCGTGGAGCGCCCGCCGTCGCCGCTGGCGCCGGGCGAGGTGACGCTGGACATCGTCTTCACCCCGGCGCCGGGACAGAAGCTGGACGACACGTACGGGCCGTCGACCCGGCTGGAGGTGTCGGCGTCACCGCCGGAACTGCTGCTGGCGGGCGAGGGTGTCGGCACGGAGCTGTCCCGGCGGCTGGTGGTGAACCCGGCCGTGACCTCCGGCGTGTTGCAGGTGGTTGCCCAGGCCGCCACGTGCGACTCTGACGTGGAACATGCCGCATGCCATCTGACCAGGCAGGACTGGGGGGTGCCGGTTGTCGTCGAGCAGGGTGCGCCAGTCCGGGTGCCGCTGGTCCTGCGGGGCCTGGACGATGCGGCAGGGCCGTGA
- the trhA gene encoding PAQR family membrane homeostasis protein TrhA: MTTSAPSRTPADLGKPRLRGRLHQYAFFVALVCGVVLCSIAASRPGIAPLLSCLVYSLTVCGLFGVSALYHRRFWSERGYQIMRRMDHSMIFIFIAGTYTPFCVLLLPPAIRDVMLAIIWAGALGGVALKMIWPHLPRWAGAPLYLALGWAAVAILPDVLHHGGVTVLVLLAAGGAAYSVGAVFYALRRPNPWPTVFGHHEFFHACTLVAAILHHIAIYFALYA, from the coding sequence GTGACGACTTCCGCCCCGTCCCGGACGCCGGCCGATCTCGGCAAGCCGCGCCTACGCGGCCGGCTCCATCAGTACGCGTTCTTCGTCGCGCTGGTCTGCGGCGTCGTGCTCTGTTCCATCGCGGCCAGCCGTCCCGGCATCGCACCGTTGCTGAGCTGCCTGGTCTACAGCCTCACGGTGTGCGGGCTGTTCGGCGTCAGCGCCCTGTACCACCGCCGGTTCTGGTCCGAGCGCGGCTACCAGATCATGCGGCGGATGGATCACTCGATGATCTTCATCTTCATCGCGGGCACGTACACGCCGTTCTGCGTCCTGCTGCTGCCGCCCGCGATACGCGACGTCATGCTCGCCATCATCTGGGCCGGCGCCCTCGGCGGGGTGGCCTTGAAGATGATCTGGCCGCACCTGCCGCGGTGGGCCGGGGCGCCGCTGTATCTCGCCCTGGGCTGGGCCGCGGTCGCGATCCTGCCGGACGTGCTGCACCACGGCGGCGTGACGGTGCTCGTGCTGCTGGCCGCCGGTGGCGCGGCGTACAGCGTCGGGGCGGTGTTCTACGCCCTGCGCCGGCCCAATCCGTGGCCGACGGTCTTCGGCCACCACGAGTTCTTCCACGCCTGCACGCTGGTGGCGGCGATCCTGCACCACATCGCGATCTACTTCGCGCTGTACGCCTGA
- a CDS encoding DUF6458 family protein: MGIGGSIFLLALGAILAFAVNANISGLDLNVVGWVLMAAGLVGLIVTIWFWNSRRRAVVVSQGRPGVVGGAPVTEYRETRRDDVPPPPPPGF; the protein is encoded by the coding sequence ATGGGCATCGGCGGAAGTATCTTTCTCCTGGCATTGGGGGCGATTCTGGCGTTCGCCGTCAATGCCAACATCAGCGGCCTCGACCTCAACGTCGTCGGCTGGGTTCTGATGGCGGCGGGCCTGGTCGGCCTCATCGTCACCATCTGGTTCTGGAACAGCCGACGCCGCGCCGTCGTGGTCAGCCAGGGCCGTCCCGGAGTGGTCGGTGGCGCACCCGTCACCGAGTACCGGGAGACGCGTCGCGACGACGTGCCGCCGCCTCCGCCGCCGGGTTTCTGA
- a CDS encoding SixA phosphatase family protein, protein MTARTVVLLRHAKAETPGELPDIERQLTDRGRADAGAAGAWLAAQGLRPGLVFCSPATRTRQTWHAVAVALAEADPAGTAPEVHYDPGLYAGGRTEVIDLLRGVPEATATVLVVGHNPTMSDVSLLLGTSDGEPGLMGLRTAGLAVHRADLAWSQIEPGALPLVQSHTARA, encoded by the coding sequence ATGACCGCACGCACTGTCGTACTGCTGCGCCACGCCAAGGCGGAGACGCCCGGCGAGCTTCCGGACATCGAGCGGCAGCTCACCGACCGGGGACGGGCGGACGCGGGCGCGGCGGGAGCCTGGCTGGCCGCGCAGGGCCTCCGCCCGGGACTGGTGTTCTGCTCGCCCGCCACGCGGACCCGGCAGACCTGGCATGCGGTCGCGGTGGCGCTGGCCGAGGCCGACCCGGCGGGCACCGCACCGGAGGTGCACTACGACCCGGGCCTGTACGCGGGCGGCCGCACCGAGGTCATCGACCTGCTCCGCGGGGTGCCCGAGGCGACCGCAACGGTGCTGGTGGTGGGGCACAACCCGACGATGTCCGATGTTTCCCTGCTGCTCGGCACCTCGGACGGTGAGCCCGGCCTGATGGGCCTGCGAACGGCCGGGTTGGCGGTACACCGGGCGGACCTCGCGTGGTCGCAGATCGAGCCGGGTGCGCTGCCCCTGGTGCAGTCACACACCGCCCGCGCCTGA
- a CDS encoding acyl-CoA dehydrogenase gives MTHYKSNLRDLEFNLFEVFGADRAFGQAPFDEIDAETARDVLAEVNRLAREDLAASYADADRNPPKFDPANHTANLPESFKKSFATFMASEFWRLDLPGELGGTLAPRSLWWAIAEQVLGANAPIWMYSSGPSFAHVVHVEGNEEQKKWAKLFVEKQWGSTMVLTEPDAGSDVGAGRTRAIPQADGSWHIEGVKRFITSGEHDLSDNIIHYVLARPVGVEGVGGPGTKGLSLFIVPKFHFDPETGELGERNGAFATNVEHKMGIKVSNTCEMTFGEHGIPAKGWLLGDVHQGIRQMFMIIEYARMMVGTKAIATLSTGYLNALEYAKNRVQGADLLQNAEKDAPRVTITAHPDVRRSLMLQKAYAEGMRALVIFTGTWQDKVAIAEAAGDEKAAKAAARVNDLLLPLVKGVGSERAYELLGHESLQTFGGSGFLQDYPLEQYVRDAKIDTLYEGTTAIQSLDLIFRKIVKDQGRALSVLATEMQSFVETEAGNGQLKEERAALAKALGELQAILGIEMGWLQAVQGGEARELYKVGLSSRRVLLAIGDVVISWLLLRQAEVALKALGGEVSPADKNFYTGKVAAARFFAREILPRVGADRRIIENTNLDLMDLPEEAF, from the coding sequence ATGACTCACTACAAGAGCAACCTGCGCGACCTCGAGTTCAACCTCTTCGAGGTGTTCGGGGCTGACCGCGCGTTCGGCCAGGCGCCGTTCGACGAGATCGACGCCGAGACCGCGCGCGACGTCCTCGCCGAGGTGAACCGCCTGGCGCGCGAGGATCTCGCGGCCAGCTACGCGGATGCGGACCGCAATCCGCCGAAGTTCGACCCGGCGAACCACACGGCGAACCTGCCCGAGTCGTTCAAGAAGTCCTTCGCGACCTTCATGGCGTCCGAGTTCTGGCGCCTCGACCTGCCCGGCGAGCTCGGCGGCACCCTCGCCCCGCGCTCCCTGTGGTGGGCCATCGCGGAGCAGGTCCTCGGCGCGAACGCGCCGATCTGGATGTACTCCTCCGGCCCCTCCTTCGCGCACGTCGTGCACGTCGAGGGCAACGAGGAGCAGAAGAAGTGGGCCAAGCTGTTCGTCGAGAAGCAGTGGGGCTCGACCATGGTGCTCACCGAGCCCGACGCGGGTTCGGACGTCGGCGCCGGTCGTACCCGGGCCATCCCGCAGGCGGACGGCTCCTGGCACATCGAGGGCGTCAAGCGCTTCATCACCTCGGGTGAGCACGACCTGAGCGACAACATCATCCACTACGTGCTGGCCCGTCCGGTCGGCGTCGAGGGTGTCGGCGGCCCGGGCACCAAGGGCCTGTCGCTGTTCATCGTGCCGAAGTTCCACTTCGACCCGGAGACCGGCGAGCTGGGCGAGCGCAACGGCGCCTTCGCCACCAACGTCGAGCACAAGATGGGCATCAAGGTCAGCAACACCTGCGAGATGACCTTCGGCGAGCACGGCATCCCGGCCAAGGGCTGGCTGCTGGGCGACGTCCACCAGGGCATCCGCCAGATGTTCATGATCATTGAGTACGCCCGGATGATGGTCGGCACGAAGGCCATCGCGACCCTGTCGACGGGTTACCTCAACGCGCTGGAGTACGCGAAGAACCGCGTCCAGGGCGCCGACCTGCTGCAGAACGCGGAGAAGGACGCCCCGCGCGTCACGATCACCGCGCACCCGGACGTACGCCGCTCGCTGATGCTGCAGAAGGCGTACGCCGAGGGCATGCGCGCCCTGGTGATCTTCACGGGCACGTGGCAGGACAAGGTCGCGATCGCCGAGGCGGCCGGGGACGAGAAGGCCGCCAAGGCCGCCGCCCGGGTCAACGACCTGCTGCTGCCCCTGGTCAAGGGCGTCGGCTCGGAGCGGGCGTACGAGCTGCTCGGTCACGAGTCGCTGCAGACCTTCGGCGGCTCCGGCTTCCTGCAGGACTACCCGCTGGAGCAGTACGTCCGGGACGCCAAGATCGACACCCTGTACGAGGGCACCACGGCGATCCAGAGCCTGGACCTGATCTTCCGCAAGATCGTGAAGGACCAGGGTCGGGCGCTGTCCGTCCTCGCCACCGAGATGCAGTCCTTCGTGGAGACGGAGGCCGGCAACGGCCAGCTCAAGGAGGAGCGGGCCGCGCTGGCCAAGGCCCTCGGCGAGCTGCAGGCCATCCTCGGCATCGAGATGGGCTGGCTGCAGGCCGTCCAGGGCGGCGAGGCCCGCGAGCTGTACAAGGTGGGTCTCAGCTCCCGCCGGGTGCTGCTGGCCATCGGCGACGTGGTGATCTCCTGGCTGCTGCTGCGCCAGGCCGAGGTCGCCCTCAAGGCCCTCGGCGGCGAGGTGAGCCCGGCGGACAAGAACTTCTACACCGGCAAGGTGGCCGCCGCCCGGTTCTTCGCCCGCGAGATCCTGCCGCGGGTCGGCGCGGATCGCCGCATCATCGAGAACACCAACCTCGACCTGATGGACCTGCCCGAAGAGGCGTTCTGA
- a CDS encoding PP2C family protein-serine/threonine phosphatase, whose amino-acid sequence MLFGEAMPILPAGRRSLSPGSRAGLGAALVLLAVVSAVELADGKEVNFVGLLAAVPFLAAVFASWQTVLGVGALAAVVGTTFALPHGRVDMVGMVNVLGVMLATGIAASVATIRQRQADRIAELVRLAAVAQQAVLRPIGPQVGSLAVAGRYISASAAADIGGDLYEALDTPYGVRIIIGDVRGKGLDAVRLASIVLGSYRHVAYERADLRAIVADLDRAVARSVGDEDFVTAALVEERGGTLTIVNCGHPAPLLLRRGQVIALEPPAPAPPLGFMPVARPRVERLEPGDRLLLFTDGLGEARREGEFFPTADRAWRLLGHGTVGDGLASLETALVDWVHGRLDDDIALVLLEYSGRDGGASVPMPSWEVGAAGS is encoded by the coding sequence ATGCTGTTCGGCGAAGCCATGCCTATTCTCCCGGCGGGCAGACGCTCGCTCAGCCCTGGATCCCGCGCCGGCCTCGGCGCGGCCCTTGTGCTGCTCGCCGTCGTGTCGGCGGTGGAACTGGCCGACGGCAAGGAGGTGAACTTCGTCGGCCTGCTGGCGGCGGTTCCGTTCCTGGCCGCGGTGTTCGCCTCCTGGCAGACCGTCCTCGGCGTGGGTGCGCTGGCCGCGGTGGTCGGCACGACGTTCGCCCTGCCGCATGGCCGGGTCGACATGGTCGGCATGGTCAACGTGCTCGGGGTGATGCTGGCGACCGGGATCGCGGCGAGCGTGGCCACGATCCGGCAGCGCCAGGCCGACCGGATCGCGGAGCTGGTGCGGCTGGCGGCCGTGGCGCAGCAGGCGGTGCTGCGCCCGATCGGTCCGCAGGTCGGCTCGCTGGCGGTGGCGGGCCGCTACATCTCGGCGTCGGCGGCCGCCGACATCGGCGGGGACCTCTACGAGGCCCTGGACACTCCGTACGGGGTGCGGATCATCATCGGCGACGTGCGGGGCAAGGGCCTCGACGCGGTCCGTCTGGCCAGCATCGTGCTCGGCTCGTACCGGCACGTCGCGTACGAGCGGGCGGATCTGCGGGCGATCGTCGCGGATCTGGACCGGGCGGTGGCCCGTAGCGTCGGCGACGAGGACTTCGTCACCGCCGCGCTGGTCGAGGAGCGGGGCGGGACGCTGACGATCGTCAACTGTGGACATCCGGCGCCGCTGCTGTTGCGTCGCGGCCAGGTGATCGCCCTGGAGCCGCCCGCCCCGGCGCCACCACTGGGTTTCATGCCGGTGGCCCGGCCCCGGGTGGAACGGCTGGAACCGGGCGACCGGTTGTTGCTGTTCACGGATGGTTTGGGCGAGGCGCGCCGGGAGGGTGAGTTCTTCCCGACCGCGGACCGCGCCTGGCGGCTGCTGGGCCACGGCACCGTCGGGGACGGGCTCGCCTCGCTGGAAACCGCTCTCGTGGACTGGGTCCACGGCCGGCTGGACGACGACATCGCCCTGGTCCTGTTGGAGTACTCCGGCCGCGACGGCGGCGCCTCCGTACCCATGCCGAGCTGGGAGGTCGGCGCCGCCGGTAGCTGA
- a CDS encoding phosphoribosyltransferase family protein, giving the protein MPSDLHDLLRAAFRWTDPGPGSGYLVSDRSGWWRDPTILDGLGPALAGLFPGAGPTVVIAPEITGFLIGPLVARALGAGFVEVYREGSRLPIAEPMTWADVPADHRGARQRLGLRTRLLGPADRVLVVDDWIATGAQARAVHALAAARGAAVIGTAVIVADCDPATAAELNVRSLVTGTELSQPT; this is encoded by the coding sequence GTGCCGAGCGACCTGCATGATCTTCTGCGCGCCGCCTTCCGCTGGACGGACCCGGGCCCGGGCAGCGGGTACCTGGTGAGTGACCGGTCCGGCTGGTGGCGCGATCCCACGATCCTGGACGGTCTCGGCCCGGCGCTCGCCGGGCTGTTCCCGGGCGCGGGTCCCACGGTGGTGATCGCCCCCGAGATCACCGGCTTTCTCATCGGGCCGCTGGTCGCGCGGGCCCTGGGCGCCGGGTTCGTCGAGGTGTACCGCGAGGGTTCCCGGCTACCCATCGCCGAGCCGATGACCTGGGCCGACGTGCCCGCCGACCACCGTGGCGCGCGGCAGCGGCTCGGGCTGCGCACCCGCCTGCTCGGTCCGGCCGACCGGGTGCTCGTCGTGGACGACTGGATCGCCACGGGCGCGCAGGCCCGGGCGGTGCACGCGCTCGCCGCGGCGCGCGGCGCGGCGGTCATCGGTACGGCGGTGATCGTCGCGGACTGCGACCCCGCCACGGCGGCCGAGCTGAACGTGCGCAGCTTGGTGACCGGCACCGAGCTGAGTCAGCCCACCTGA
- a CDS encoding YciI family protein has translation MISTYLAPLDEIDQARADHLAFLGGLSEAGVLVSAGRQNPPAGGVVLLDAATAQQARDLMADDP, from the coding sequence ATGATCTCCACCTATCTCGCGCCGCTCGACGAGATCGACCAGGCCCGCGCGGACCACCTGGCCTTCCTCGGCGGGCTGAGCGAGGCGGGCGTGCTGGTCTCGGCCGGGCGGCAGAACCCGCCGGCCGGCGGCGTGGTCCTGCTGGACGCGGCGACCGCGCAGCAGGCCCGGGACCTGATGGCGGACGATCCGTAA
- a CDS encoding class I SAM-dependent methyltransferase — protein MTALDERMMQATIGALELFGIYLGTRLGIYDAMSARDSTTYGELAEQVGIAPRYAREWLEQQAVAGILTVDDAGAEAEARRYRLPEAHVGVLTTPVAPDHLAPLARMVVGIASVLDEVVDAYRTGNGVPYARYGADFRIGQGGINRPAFGSALVEEWLPALGPAAQRVSGGGRLADLGCGQGWSTLAVAQAYPRAEVWGIDTDAASIAEARAAARERDVTVRFECSDAADLAAHGPFDVLLLLEALHDLARPVDVLGAARAALGADGALLLADEAVAPSFTAPGDELERMMYGWSISHCLPAAMAEQPSAAIGTVIREDTVRRLAAEAGFARTEVLDVDGGFFRVYALHP, from the coding sequence ATGACCGCACTCGACGAGCGGATGATGCAGGCCACGATCGGCGCACTTGAGCTCTTCGGGATCTACCTGGGCACCCGGCTCGGCATCTACGACGCGATGAGCGCGCGGGACAGCACCACCTACGGAGAGTTGGCCGAGCAGGTCGGCATCGCACCCCGGTACGCGCGGGAATGGCTGGAACAGCAGGCCGTGGCCGGGATCCTCACCGTGGACGACGCCGGTGCCGAGGCGGAAGCCCGGCGCTACCGGCTGCCCGAGGCGCATGTCGGCGTCCTCACCACGCCGGTCGCGCCGGACCACCTGGCCCCGCTGGCCCGCATGGTGGTCGGGATCGCGTCCGTGCTGGATGAGGTGGTGGACGCCTACCGCACGGGAAACGGCGTGCCGTATGCCCGCTATGGCGCCGACTTCCGCATCGGGCAGGGCGGGATCAACCGGCCCGCGTTCGGCTCCGCGCTGGTCGAGGAGTGGCTGCCGGCGCTCGGCCCGGCCGCGCAGCGGGTGTCCGGCGGTGGCCGCCTCGCCGACCTCGGTTGTGGGCAGGGGTGGTCGACCCTCGCGGTGGCGCAGGCGTACCCGCGGGCTGAGGTCTGGGGGATCGACACGGACGCGGCGTCGATCGCCGAGGCCCGCGCGGCGGCCCGGGAGCGCGATGTCACCGTACGGTTCGAGTGCAGCGACGCCGCCGACCTCGCCGCGCACGGCCCGTTCGACGTCCTGCTCCTGCTGGAGGCACTGCACGATCTGGCCCGGCCGGTGGACGTGCTCGGCGCCGCCCGCGCGGCCCTGGGCGCCGACGGTGCCCTGCTGTTGGCGGACGAGGCGGTGGCCCCGTCGTTCACCGCCCCGGGCGACGAGCTGGAGCGGATGATGTACGGCTGGAGCATCAGCCACTGCCTGCCCGCGGCCATGGCGGAGCAGCCGTCCGCCGCGATCGGCACCGTGATCCGCGAGGACACGGTACGGCGGCTGGCGGCGGAGGCCGGTTTCGCGCGCACCGAGGTACTCGACGTCGACGGCGGCTTCTTCCGCGTCTACGCCCTGCACCCGTGA
- a CDS encoding GGDEF domain-containing protein — protein MVRAASRWWVRCCAVAVLVELAFITVSLVGHGSETTRAILANVVYPLGIAVATAAAYAAARRSPRSRRRWWWLVFVANLLWLASNIYWTAYELIGRPVETASIGDVALVGSYLGLILSVGLGFTGRGALRQLRGQLDGLFVAVASGVAGWQLLVAPQLHGQFTVNTLVDVVYPLLDVACLAVFLSVGLSGQRRVPPQIALVVGGVLLSTGADVLNSALAMRDIGIDDAVNRNLYFPVVLLFAVGALWDARGQRDVAESAARHLEFDLGFWPFLLAVGGVLGWAGQDALDGRISRPVLGLVAVTIIGLTLRAQLSIRDQRRVARQLDAALAEQRRLAMTDGLTGLHNRRFGEETLHVQAERALRDGTDLGVIIIDLDHFKAVNDGYGHDAGDAVLAESAARLAGVLRSDDVLVRWGGEEFLAITPGTGAADLAALAERLRRALADQPVRLPDGAEIPVTASLGAAALPLAGVGVKAVVRAADERLYAAKSAGRNRAVTDSAPEPRPVAVATEEPPGLAATRG, from the coding sequence ATGGTACGCGCCGCCAGTCGCTGGTGGGTCCGCTGCTGCGCGGTCGCCGTCCTGGTGGAGCTCGCCTTCATCACGGTCTCGCTCGTCGGCCACGGCAGCGAGACCACCCGGGCGATCCTGGCCAACGTGGTCTACCCCTTGGGTATCGCGGTGGCCACGGCCGCCGCCTACGCCGCCGCGCGGCGCAGCCCCCGGTCGCGGCGGCGCTGGTGGTGGCTGGTCTTCGTCGCCAACCTGCTGTGGCTGGCCTCGAACATCTACTGGACCGCGTACGAACTGATCGGCCGTCCCGTGGAGACGGCCTCGATCGGCGACGTGGCCCTCGTCGGCTCGTACCTCGGGCTGATCCTCAGCGTCGGGCTCGGCTTCACCGGTAGAGGTGCGCTGCGCCAGCTGCGCGGCCAGCTCGACGGGCTGTTCGTCGCGGTCGCCTCCGGGGTGGCGGGCTGGCAGTTGCTGGTCGCCCCGCAGCTGCACGGGCAGTTCACCGTGAACACCCTCGTCGATGTGGTCTACCCGCTGCTGGACGTGGCGTGCCTCGCGGTGTTCCTCTCGGTCGGGCTCAGCGGCCAGCGCCGGGTCCCGCCGCAGATCGCCCTGGTGGTCGGGGGCGTGCTGCTCTCCACCGGCGCGGATGTGCTCAACAGCGCGCTGGCGATGCGCGACATCGGTATCGACGACGCCGTGAACCGCAACCTGTACTTCCCCGTGGTGCTCCTCTTCGCGGTCGGTGCGTTGTGGGACGCTCGCGGGCAGCGCGACGTGGCGGAGTCCGCAGCCCGGCATCTGGAGTTCGACCTGGGGTTCTGGCCGTTCCTGCTGGCCGTCGGCGGCGTGCTCGGCTGGGCCGGTCAGGACGCCCTGGACGGGCGGATCTCCCGGCCCGTGCTCGGACTGGTCGCCGTCACGATCATCGGGCTGACCCTGCGCGCCCAGCTGAGCATCCGCGACCAGCGCCGCGTCGCCCGGCAGCTCGACGCCGCCCTGGCGGAACAACGGCGGCTGGCGATGACCGACGGACTCACCGGCCTGCACAACCGCCGGTTCGGCGAGGAGACGCTGCACGTACAGGCCGAGCGCGCGCTGCGCGACGGCACCGACCTCGGGGTGATCATCATCGACCTCGATCATTTCAAGGCGGTCAACGACGGGTACGGGCACGACGCCGGCGACGCGGTCCTCGCCGAGAGCGCGGCGCGGCTGGCCGGTGTCCTGCGCAGTGATGACGTGCTGGTGCGCTGGGGCGGCGAGGAGTTTCTGGCCATCACCCCCGGGACCGGAGCGGCGGATCTCGCCGCACTCGCCGAGCGCCTGCGCCGGGCGTTGGCCGACCAGCCGGTCCGGCTGCCTGACGGGGCGGAGATCCCGGTGACCGCCTCGCTCGGCGCGGCCGCCCTGCCGCTGGCCGGCGTCGGCGTGAAGGCCGTGGTGCGGGCCGCTGACGAGCGCCTGTACGCGGCGAAGAGCGCGGGCCGGAACCGCGCGGTCACCGACTCGGCGCCCGAACCCCGGCCGGTGGCGGTCGCCACCGAGGAGCCGCCAGGTCTCGCCGCGACGCGAGGGTGA
- a CDS encoding Rossmann-like and DUF2520 domain-containing protein: MRNGSVGIVGGGRVGTALGQALQGAGYQVVGVSARSAQARDRCRRRLPGVPVLTPHEVAARSSLTLLSVPDDAIASVCGELAAAGALAPGRHVMHASGACGLAVLREATAVGATPLAVHPAMTFPGGDSDAEHVAGIAFAVTAPPEARDRAEGLVRDLGGVPVWIAEADRTLYHAALVLGANNLVTLTAAAMQALGAAGVPDPGFILGPLVRTTLENALRLGDDALTGPVRRGDTATIGAHVSTLRERVPALVPGYLQFARVTAERALAANLGQAASVERVVAMLTEALSATPASASSDPRVRAQLVEDPVGHDDLR, encoded by the coding sequence ATGCGAAACGGATCGGTGGGGATCGTCGGGGGTGGCCGGGTCGGCACCGCGCTCGGCCAGGCGTTGCAAGGCGCGGGCTATCAGGTGGTGGGCGTCTCGGCACGGTCGGCGCAGGCACGGGATCGCTGCCGCCGCCGGCTGCCGGGCGTGCCGGTGCTAACCCCGCACGAGGTGGCTGCACGCAGCTCGCTGACGCTGCTCAGCGTCCCCGACGACGCGATCGCGTCGGTGTGCGGGGAGCTGGCGGCCGCGGGGGCGCTTGCACCGGGCCGGCACGTGATGCACGCCAGCGGGGCCTGCGGCCTGGCGGTGCTGCGGGAGGCCACGGCCGTGGGGGCGACGCCGCTGGCCGTGCACCCGGCGATGACCTTCCCGGGCGGCGACTCCGACGCCGAGCACGTGGCCGGGATCGCCTTTGCGGTGACGGCCCCGCCGGAGGCCCGCGACCGTGCCGAGGGGCTGGTCCGCGACCTCGGCGGCGTCCCGGTCTGGATCGCGGAGGCCGATCGCACGCTCTACCACGCGGCCCTCGTACTTGGCGCCAACAATCTGGTCACCCTCACCGCGGCCGCGATGCAGGCGCTCGGTGCCGCCGGGGTGCCCGACCCTGGTTTCATTCTCGGTCCGCTGGTCCGCACGACGCTGGAGAATGCGCTGCGGCTCGGTGACGACGCCCTCACCGGGCCGGTCCGCCGCGGTGATACCGCCACGATCGGCGCGCACGTGTCCACGCTGCGCGAGCGGGTGCCGGCCCTGGTGCCGGGCTATTTGCAGTTCGCGCGCGTCACCGCCGAGCGGGCCCTGGCCGCCAACCTCGGCCAGGCCGCGAGCGTCGAGCGGGTCGTGGCGATGCTGACCGAGGCGTTGAGCGCAACGCCCGCGTCAGCGTCGTCCGACCCCCGGGTACGAGCGCAACTCGTCGAGGATCCGGTCGGCCACGACGATCTTCGGTAG